A stretch of the Streptomyces sp. NBC_00078 genome encodes the following:
- a CDS encoding ROK family protein produces the protein MTGRGQARAGDLLELVRSGRATTRGALQQATGLSRATVGQRLDRLFRAGWLREGAGGPVDSPLGGRPSITLEFDDEHAVVLAADLDTRHARAAVLSLAGEILAEHSGTLVIEDGPDAVLGELGRWFAELLEKAGQPARTVCGIGLAVPGPVDSDTGRVVQPPIMPGWEGHDIRGRLAGAFAECAGAGVVPVLVDNDANLMAYGEQRTGYAGCSAFVLVKVSTGIGAGVVVDGSIYRGIDGGAGDIGHIRVGTEALCRCGAYGCLAAVASGGAVARRLAEAGLPTASGSDVRDLLAAGHPEAVGLAREAGRLVGDVLATVVTLLNPGVLMIAGDLAGTPFLTGVRELLYQRALPRSTAHLEVVTSRLGERAGLVGAGALVVEHLYAPERVEERLLAMGV, from the coding sequence ATGACTGGACGTGGCCAGGCTCGCGCCGGCGATCTGCTCGAACTGGTGCGAAGCGGGCGGGCCACCACGCGCGGCGCGCTCCAGCAGGCCACCGGGCTCTCCCGTGCCACCGTCGGCCAGCGCCTCGACCGGCTCTTCCGTGCGGGCTGGCTGCGCGAGGGCGCCGGCGGCCCGGTCGACTCGCCCCTCGGCGGACGCCCCTCCATCACCCTGGAGTTCGACGACGAGCACGCGGTGGTGCTGGCCGCCGACCTCGACACCCGCCACGCCCGCGCGGCCGTCCTCTCCCTGGCCGGCGAGATCCTCGCCGAGCACTCCGGCACGCTCGTCATCGAGGACGGCCCGGACGCCGTACTCGGTGAACTCGGCCGCTGGTTCGCCGAGTTGCTGGAGAAGGCCGGGCAGCCGGCTCGGACGGTCTGCGGGATCGGGCTCGCGGTGCCGGGGCCCGTCGACAGCGACACCGGCCGGGTCGTACAGCCGCCGATCATGCCGGGCTGGGAAGGCCACGACATAAGAGGCCGCCTCGCCGGAGCCTTCGCCGAGTGCGCGGGCGCGGGGGTGGTGCCGGTGCTCGTGGACAACGACGCGAACCTCATGGCGTATGGCGAACAGCGCACGGGATACGCGGGCTGTTCGGCGTTCGTGCTGGTCAAGGTGTCGACCGGTATTGGTGCGGGGGTCGTGGTCGACGGGTCGATCTACCGGGGCATCGACGGGGGTGCCGGCGACATCGGGCACATCCGGGTGGGCACGGAGGCGCTGTGCCGGTGCGGTGCGTACGGCTGTCTCGCCGCCGTCGCGAGCGGTGGCGCCGTCGCCCGGCGGCTCGCGGAGGCCGGGTTGCCGACGGCCTCCGGCTCGGATGTGCGGGATCTGCTGGCGGCCGGCCATCCCGAGGCGGTCGGGCTCGCCCGGGAGGCCGGGCGGCTGGTGGGGGACGTCCTGGCGACCGTCGTCACGCTGTTGAACCCCGGAGTGCTGATGATCGCCGGGGATTTGGCCGGAACTCCCTTCCTCACGGGGGTCCGGGAGTTGCTGTACCAGCGGGCGCTGCCCCGCTCCACGGCCCATCTGGAGGTCGTGACCTCGCGGCTCGGGGAGCGGGCCGGGCTGGTGGGGGCCGGGGCGCTGGTCGTGGAGCACCTGTACGCGCCGGAGCGGGTGGAGGAGCGGCTGCTCGCGATGGGTGTGTGA
- a CDS encoding trehalase family glycosidase: MDRTAQLASRAAQHPIAYDPPPEPDAVHLGAVRVLEDNWTGTSTVPSRRLYPHQWSWDSAFIAIGLRHLSPLRAQRELETLLDAQWEDGRIPHIVFNPSVPLDAYFPSPDFWRSSTAGRAAGAPRTVQTSGIVQPPVHALAAWLVHCADPGLSRARGFLTRVYPRLAAWHRYLLHRRDLGSGGLVSVVHPWEQGMDNSPCWDAPLSRVTPAPARSFRRADLDHGAAEDRPTDLDYGRYVRLATDYRDRGYADGASEFAVEDPAFNALLIASEHALARVADELGARGAARRARAERLTSAMLDRLWDPAREMFFCRDVHSGELIPERSVSGLLPLLLPTLPRETADALVRTTRGPHFQLGSATRLPPSYDLLGEAFDPHRYWRGPAWFNTSWLLERGLRTHGEQAMADALREAVLDIARTSGFAEYVDPYTGEACGATGFGWTAALALDLLHTRPGHGVSLMGAGTFDSSDKAVRGGDQA, from the coding sequence GTGGATCGCACTGCCCAACTCGCCAGCCGTGCCGCACAGCACCCCATTGCATACGATCCACCGCCCGAGCCGGACGCGGTGCACCTCGGAGCCGTGCGCGTACTGGAGGACAACTGGACGGGGACCTCGACCGTCCCCTCGCGCCGGCTGTATCCGCACCAGTGGTCCTGGGACTCCGCGTTCATCGCGATCGGCCTCAGGCATCTGTCGCCGTTACGGGCGCAGCGGGAGCTGGAGACGCTGCTGGACGCCCAGTGGGAGGACGGGCGGATCCCGCATATCGTCTTCAACCCCTCCGTCCCGCTCGACGCGTACTTCCCGAGCCCCGACTTCTGGCGCTCCTCGACCGCCGGGCGCGCCGCGGGCGCCCCGCGCACCGTACAGACCTCCGGCATCGTGCAGCCACCGGTGCACGCGCTGGCTGCCTGGCTGGTGCACTGCGCCGACCCGGGCCTGTCCCGCGCCCGCGGCTTCCTCACCCGGGTGTATCCCCGCCTCGCCGCCTGGCACCGCTATCTGCTGCACCGCCGCGACCTCGGCTCGGGCGGCCTCGTATCCGTCGTCCACCCCTGGGAGCAGGGCATGGACAACAGCCCCTGCTGGGACGCCCCGCTGTCCCGCGTCACCCCCGCCCCGGCCCGGTCCTTCCGCCGCGCCGACCTCGACCACGGGGCCGCCGAGGACCGGCCGACGGACCTGGACTACGGGCGGTACGTGCGGCTGGCGACGGACTACCGGGATCGCGGGTATGCCGACGGGGCCTCGGAGTTCGCCGTCGAGGATCCGGCGTTCAACGCCCTGCTCATCGCCTCCGAGCACGCCCTGGCCCGGGTGGCGGACGAGTTGGGCGCGAGGGGTGCGGCCCGCCGTGCGCGGGCGGAGCGGCTGACGAGCGCGATGCTCGACCGGCTCTGGGACCCGGCGCGGGAGATGTTCTTCTGCCGGGACGTGCACAGCGGGGAGCTGATCCCGGAGCGAAGCGTCTCGGGCCTGCTTCCCCTGCTGCTGCCCACACTGCCGCGCGAGACGGCCGACGCCCTTGTCCGCACGACCCGCGGACCGCACTTCCAACTCGGCAGCGCGACCCGGCTCCCTCCGTCCTACGACCTCCTCGGCGAGGCCTTCGACCCGCACCGCTACTGGCGCGGCCCGGCCTGGTTCAACACGAGCTGGCTGCTGGAGCGGGGGCTGCGCACCCACGGCGAGCAGGCGATGGCCGACGCGCTGCGCGAGGCCGTCCTGGACATCGCCCGCACCTCCGGGTTCGCGGAGTACGTGGACCCGTACACCGGCGAGGCGTGCGGCGCGACCGGGTTCGGCTGGACCGCCGCGCTCGCGCTGGATCTGCTCCACACGCGCCCCGGACACGGCGTGTCCCTCATGGGCGCCGGCACGTTCGACAGCAGTGACAAGGCAGTCAGGGGAGGGGACCAGGCATGA
- a CDS encoding glycogen debranching N-terminal domain-containing protein, producing the protein MTDRHHLLVHGGTFAAVGDGGDISGVRGSGSPDGLFVRDARHLSRWQLTVDGAVPEALTPVTNGDTARCVLVPRGGRQEPPAYTIFREQAVADGAFVESLRVTSNRPVPTTVRLAVTADADFTDQFELRSDHRTYTKIGAVRSRRALDDGMEFGYQRGDWRSSTTVRTTPAPDAVEETGTGARRLVWTLDLQPHGTAELTLRVAAHPHGTAGAPQVPTSPSDANAQLRALESEFVEGVSFPTGWPELAAACARGLADLAALQVPATGPDGEDLRVPAAGAPWFLTLLGRDALLTSLFALPYRPQLAAATLPALAAAQATETGADSVSQPGKIVHEVRHGELAHFGQVPYGRYYGSVDATPLFLVLLGAYVEQTGDAALARRLEPHARAAIGWMLDHGGLTSRGYLVYRADQGGLANQNWKDSPGAICSADGTRPSGAVMAAGAQGYAYDALRRTAWIARTVWEDGTYAALLEQAASDLRDRFQRDFWMRERSFPALALDGDGKQVDALASDAGHLLWSGLLDKEYGEAVGRRLLEPDFFSGWGVRTLAAGQAAYHPLSYHRGSVWPHDNALITLGLARYGLHDEARLVAHALVDAATAAGHRLPEVLAGYGRDTQTEPVPYPHACVRESRSAAAPLALLTAVGGA; encoded by the coding sequence ATGACGGACCGGCATCATCTGCTTGTGCACGGCGGGACGTTCGCGGCCGTGGGCGACGGCGGGGACATCAGCGGCGTCCGGGGGTCGGGCTCCCCGGACGGGTTGTTCGTGCGTGACGCCCGGCACCTGAGCCGTTGGCAGTTGACGGTCGACGGCGCCGTACCCGAAGCGCTCACGCCGGTCACGAACGGGGACACGGCGCGTTGTGTCCTCGTACCGCGCGGCGGACGCCAGGAGCCGCCCGCGTACACGATCTTCCGCGAACAGGCCGTCGCCGACGGCGCGTTCGTCGAGTCTCTACGGGTGACCAGCAACCGTCCGGTGCCGACGACGGTCCGCCTCGCGGTCACCGCGGACGCCGACTTCACCGACCAGTTCGAGCTGCGCTCCGACCACCGCACCTACACCAAGATCGGTGCCGTCCGCTCCCGCCGAGCCCTCGACGACGGCATGGAGTTCGGCTACCAGCGCGGCGACTGGCGTTCGAGTACGACGGTGCGGACCACCCCCGCCCCGGACGCCGTCGAGGAGACGGGCACGGGCGCCCGCCGCCTCGTATGGACCCTGGACCTCCAGCCGCACGGCACGGCGGAACTGACGCTTCGGGTGGCGGCCCACCCCCACGGAACCGCCGGCGCCCCGCAGGTCCCGACGTCCCCGAGCGACGCGAACGCTCAACTCCGCGCTCTGGAAAGCGAGTTCGTGGAGGGTGTGTCCTTCCCGACCGGCTGGCCCGAGCTGGCGGCGGCCTGCGCACGCGGCCTCGCCGACCTGGCCGCACTCCAGGTCCCGGCGACCGGACCGGACGGCGAGGACCTGCGCGTCCCGGCGGCGGGCGCCCCCTGGTTCCTGACCCTGCTGGGCCGGGACGCCCTGCTCACCTCGCTCTTCGCCCTCCCCTACCGCCCTCAGCTCGCCGCGGCCACCCTCCCGGCCCTCGCCGCCGCCCAGGCGACCGAGACCGGAGCGGACTCGGTGTCCCAGCCCGGCAAGATCGTGCACGAGGTACGGCACGGGGAACTGGCGCACTTCGGCCAGGTGCCGTACGGCCGTTACTACGGCTCCGTGGACGCGACCCCCCTCTTCCTCGTCCTCCTGGGCGCCTACGTCGAGCAGACCGGGGACGCGGCCCTCGCGCGCCGGCTGGAGCCCCACGCCCGAGCGGCGATCGGCTGGATGCTCGACCACGGCGGCCTCACCTCCCGCGGCTACCTCGTCTACCGCGCCGACCAGGGCGGCCTCGCCAACCAGAACTGGAAGGACTCCCCCGGCGCGATCTGCTCCGCCGACGGGACCCGGCCGAGCGGGGCGGTGATGGCGGCGGGCGCCCAGGGATACGCGTACGACGCACTGCGCCGCACGGCGTGGATCGCCCGCACGGTATGGGAGGACGGAACATACGCGGCGTTACTCGAACAGGCCGCCAGTGATCTCCGTGACCGCTTCCAGCGGGACTTCTGGATGCGGGAGCGTTCCTTCCCGGCACTCGCCCTCGACGGCGACGGGAAGCAGGTCGACGCCCTGGCCTCGGACGCGGGGCATCTGCTCTGGTCGGGGCTGCTGGACAAGGAGTACGGGGAGGCCGTGGGCCGGCGGCTGCTGGAGCCCGACTTCTTCTCGGGCTGGGGCGTGCGGACGCTGGCCGCGGGCCAGGCCGCCTACCACCCGCTCTCCTACCACCGCGGTTCGGTGTGGCCGCACGACAACGCACTGATCACCCTGGGACTGGCACGCTACGGGCTGCATGACGAGGCCCGGCTCGTCGCCCACGCCCTGGTGGACGCGGCGACAGCGGCCGGGCACCGGCTGCCGGAGGTTCTCGCGGGGTACGGCAGGGACACGCAAACGGAGCCGGTGCCGTATCCCCATGCGTGTGTGCGGGAGTCCCGCTCGGCGGCGGCTCCACTGGCACTGCTCACTGCGGTGGGTGGTGCCTGA
- a CDS encoding CDP-alcohol phosphatidyltransferase codes for MPNRLETFRPAEFIRLPVEALLGAAVLTALPRRPRLIVAVLFGLLLGVLTVLNLMDIGFYEYLGRGFNIILDWPLLTDAQSYLGDMLGKGTARLAAVGVVLLVALILAVTVLAAVRVGNLVGRHPGHSTRVLLVLCAFWMTCASVNLQNAGVPLSAEHTVTMLKYRAERIRDAIRDEAAFGKIARADTFGNTPPSQLVPDLRGKDMVFTFIESYGRSAIEDPVEAPGVDATLDARTKALAKAGFHAKSGWLTSATYGGSSWLGHSTTMSGLWINNQSRYRTVTAGNGEHLTLTKAFQKTGAFDTVGVMPGVQKGWPEATWYGLDKVYNAFQLGYQGPKFSWSTMPDQYALEQFQQRVHSQKPADGKSRVSFLILTSSHQPWAPIPKMVDWKDLGNGSIFNAIQKAGKKPSDILTSSPKSQAEYGKSIQYSVTALTQWLERYGNDNTVLVFLGDHQPIARVSGNHASRDVPISIVAKDPKVLDKVNSWNWTDGLRPAHNAPVWKMNKFRDAFLTAYGSTPHPKKG; via the coding sequence ATGCCGAACCGCCTTGAGACCTTCCGCCCGGCCGAGTTCATACGGCTGCCGGTGGAGGCGCTGCTCGGGGCGGCCGTGCTGACCGCTCTGCCACGCAGGCCGAGGCTGATCGTGGCGGTGCTGTTCGGGCTGCTGCTCGGCGTGCTGACCGTGCTGAACCTGATGGACATCGGCTTCTACGAATACCTCGGCCGCGGCTTCAACATCATCCTGGACTGGCCGCTGCTGACCGACGCGCAGTCCTACCTCGGCGACATGCTGGGCAAGGGGACGGCCCGGCTGGCGGCCGTCGGCGTCGTCCTGCTTGTCGCGCTCATCCTCGCGGTGACGGTCCTCGCGGCGGTCCGCGTCGGCAACCTGGTGGGCCGGCACCCGGGCCACTCGACCCGCGTCCTCCTCGTGCTGTGCGCGTTCTGGATGACCTGCGCGAGCGTGAACCTGCAGAACGCCGGCGTGCCGCTGTCCGCCGAGCACACCGTCACGATGCTCAAGTACCGGGCGGAGCGGATCCGGGACGCCATCCGGGACGAGGCGGCGTTCGGGAAGATCGCGCGGGCGGACACCTTCGGCAACACACCACCCAGCCAGTTGGTGCCGGATCTGCGCGGCAAGGACATGGTCTTCACGTTCATCGAGAGCTACGGCCGCAGCGCGATCGAGGACCCGGTCGAGGCACCCGGAGTGGACGCGACACTCGACGCGCGCACCAAGGCCCTCGCGAAGGCGGGCTTCCACGCCAAGAGCGGCTGGCTGACGTCGGCGACGTACGGCGGCAGCAGCTGGCTCGGCCATTCCACGACCATGTCGGGCCTGTGGATCAACAACCAGAGCCGCTACCGGACCGTCACCGCGGGCAACGGCGAACACCTCACCCTCACCAAGGCGTTCCAGAAGACCGGCGCCTTCGACACGGTCGGCGTCATGCCGGGCGTGCAGAAGGGCTGGCCGGAGGCGACGTGGTACGGCCTCGACAAGGTCTACAACGCCTTCCAACTGGGCTACCAGGGACCGAAGTTCAGCTGGTCGACGATGCCCGACCAGTACGCCCTCGAACAGTTCCAGCAGCGCGTGCACAGCCAGAAGCCGGCCGACGGCAAGTCCCGCGTGTCCTTCCTCATCCTGACCTCCAGCCACCAGCCGTGGGCCCCGATCCCCAAGATGGTCGACTGGAAGGACCTCGGCAACGGCTCGATCTTCAACGCCATCCAGAAGGCCGGCAAGAAGCCCTCGGACATCCTCACCAGTTCGCCCAAGTCCCAGGCGGAGTACGGCAAGTCGATCCAGTACTCGGTGACCGCCCTCACCCAGTGGCTGGAGCGCTACGGCAACGACAACACCGTCCTGGTCTTCCTCGGCGACCACCAGCCCATCGCCCGGGTCAGCGGCAACCACGCCAGCCGGGACGTCCCGATCTCGATCGTCGCCAAGGACCCGAAGGTCCTCGACAAGGTCAACTCCTGGAACTGGACAGACGGCCTGCGCCCCGCCCACAACGCCCCGGTCTGGAAGATGAACAAGTTCCGCGACGCCTTCCTGACGGCATACGGCTCGACCCCACACCCGAAGAAGGGCTGA
- the dusB gene encoding tRNA dihydrouridine synthase DusB has translation MSHPLSIGPHAVTPPVVLAPMAGITNAPFRTLCREFSGGKGLFVSEMITTRALVERNEKTMQLIHFDATENPRSIQLYGVDPATVGKAVRMIAEEGLADHIDLNFGCPVPKVTRKGGGSALPYKRHLLRAILREAVSGAGDLPVTMKMRKGIDDDHITYLDAGRIAVEEGVTAIALHGRTAAQHYGGTADWDAIARLKEHVPEIPVLGNGDIWSAEDALRMVRETGCDGVVVGRGCLGRPWLFADLVAAFEGGGVEGHGARPSLREVAGVMVRHATLLGEWIGDEAKGVVDFRKHVAWYLKGFAVGSEMRKRLAVTSSLEELRGGLDELDLDQAWPEGADGPRGRTSGNNRVVLPDGWLKDPYDCAGVGEDAELDTSGG, from the coding sequence ATGTCCCACCCGCTGTCCATCGGTCCGCACGCCGTCACGCCGCCTGTCGTGCTCGCGCCCATGGCCGGGATCACCAATGCGCCCTTCCGCACGCTGTGCAGGGAGTTCAGCGGGGGCAAGGGGTTGTTCGTCAGCGAGATGATCACGACCCGGGCGCTGGTCGAGCGCAACGAGAAGACCATGCAGCTGATCCACTTCGACGCGACGGAGAATCCGCGCTCGATCCAGCTGTACGGCGTCGACCCGGCGACCGTCGGCAAGGCCGTCCGCATGATCGCGGAGGAGGGTCTCGCCGACCACATCGACCTGAACTTCGGGTGCCCGGTGCCCAAGGTGACGCGCAAGGGTGGTGGGTCCGCGCTGCCGTACAAGCGGCATCTGCTGCGGGCCATCCTGCGCGAGGCCGTGTCCGGGGCCGGGGATCTTCCGGTCACCATGAAGATGCGCAAGGGCATCGACGACGACCACATCACGTATCTGGACGCGGGCCGTATCGCCGTCGAGGAAGGTGTCACCGCCATCGCCCTGCACGGGCGGACCGCCGCCCAGCACTACGGGGGCACGGCCGACTGGGATGCCATCGCCCGTCTGAAGGAGCACGTCCCGGAGATTCCGGTACTCGGCAACGGGGACATCTGGTCGGCCGAGGACGCGCTGCGGATGGTGCGGGAGACCGGGTGCGACGGGGTTGTCGTGGGGCGGGGGTGCCTGGGGCGGCCGTGGCTGTTCGCGGATCTGGTGGCGGCGTTCGAGGGTGGAGGCGTTGAGGGGCACGGTGCGCGGCCCTCGTTGCGCGAGGTGGCCGGCGTGATGGTTCGGCATGCCACGCTGCTTGGTGAGTGGATCGGTGACGAGGCCAAGGGCGTTGTCGACTTCCGTAAGCACGTGGCCTGGTATCTGAAGGGCTTCGCCGTCGGCAGCGAGATGCGTAAGCGCCTTGCTGTTACGTCGTCCCTGGAGGAACTCCGGGGTGGGCTGGACGAGTTGGATCTGGACCAGGCCTGGCCCGAAGGCGCCGACGGGCCCCGTGGGCGTACGTCCGGCAACAACAGGGTCGTGCTGCCGGACGGTTGGCTGAAGGACCCGTATGACTGTGCAGGGGTCGGGGAGGACGCGGAGCTGGATACGTCCGGCGGGTGA
- a CDS encoding MFS transporter gives MPELNPRRRQLVLAICCMSLLIVSLDVTALNVALPSMQHDLDASTSGLQWTIDAYTLVLASLLMFAGSTADRIGRKKVFIAGLTVFGLGSLFCSLAPSLDALIAFRMLQAVGGSMLNPVAMSIITNTFTDARERARAIGVWGAVVGISMAAGPLVGGLLVESVGWRSIFWVNLPVGLAALLLTLRFVPESRAPKARRPDPVGQSLVIALFGSLTYAIIEAPSSGAGSIAPFAVIAVAALVGLLWYEPRRDEPLIDLRFFRSVPFSGATVIAISAFAALGGFLFLSTLYLQNVRGLSALHAGLWMLPMAVPMFLCAPLSGRLVGSRGPRLPLLIAGFAMTASAVLFAAFDAETSDTTLFLGYMVFGIGFGFVNAPITNTAVSGMPRAQAGVAAAVASTSRQLGQTLGVAVVGAVLASGVASSSSYKDTFVSASVPGWWILVGCGVAVLVFGALTNGRWAKGTAERAAERLESAEVREAAGVRA, from the coding sequence ATGCCCGAGCTCAACCCCCGCCGACGTCAGCTCGTCCTCGCGATCTGCTGCATGAGCCTGCTGATCGTGAGCCTCGACGTCACCGCCCTGAACGTCGCCCTGCCGTCGATGCAGCACGACCTGGACGCCAGTACGTCGGGTCTCCAGTGGACGATCGACGCCTACACGCTCGTTCTGGCCTCGCTGCTCATGTTCGCGGGTTCCACCGCCGACCGGATCGGCCGCAAGAAGGTCTTCATCGCAGGCCTGACCGTCTTCGGCCTGGGCTCACTGTTCTGCTCCCTGGCGCCCAGCCTCGACGCGCTGATCGCCTTCCGCATGCTCCAGGCGGTCGGCGGCTCGATGCTCAACCCGGTCGCCATGTCGATCATCACCAACACCTTCACGGACGCGCGCGAGCGTGCCCGGGCGATCGGCGTGTGGGGTGCGGTGGTCGGCATATCCATGGCCGCCGGTCCGCTGGTCGGTGGGCTGCTGGTGGAGTCGGTCGGCTGGCGGTCGATCTTCTGGGTCAACCTGCCGGTGGGCCTGGCCGCGCTGCTCCTCACCCTGCGCTTCGTGCCCGAGTCCCGGGCGCCCAAGGCCCGCCGCCCCGACCCGGTCGGGCAGTCCCTGGTCATCGCCCTGTTCGGCTCCCTGACGTACGCGATCATCGAGGCACCGAGTTCAGGGGCCGGCTCGATCGCACCATTCGCCGTGATCGCCGTGGCCGCGCTGGTCGGGCTCCTCTGGTACGAGCCCCGGCGCGACGAACCCCTCATCGATCTGCGGTTCTTCCGTTCCGTGCCGTTCAGCGGTGCGACCGTGATCGCGATCAGCGCGTTCGCGGCACTGGGCGGATTCCTGTTCCTGTCGACGCTGTATCTGCAGAACGTACGGGGCCTGAGCGCACTGCACGCCGGACTGTGGATGCTGCCCATGGCGGTGCCGATGTTCCTGTGCGCCCCGCTGTCCGGGCGGCTGGTCGGCAGCCGGGGGCCCAGGCTGCCGCTGCTGATCGCGGGGTTCGCGATGACCGCGAGCGCGGTGCTGTTCGCGGCGTTCGACGCGGAGACGTCCGACACCACACTGTTCCTGGGGTACATGGTGTTCGGCATCGGGTTCGGGTTCGTGAACGCGCCGATCACGAACACGGCCGTGTCCGGGATGCCGCGCGCTCAGGCCGGTGTCGCCGCCGCCGTCGCCTCCACCAGCCGACAGCTCGGTCAGACGCTGGGCGTCGCCGTGGTGGGTGCGGTGCTGGCGTCCGGCGTGGCGTCGTCGTCGTCGTACAAGGACACGTTCGTGTCGGCTTCGGTGCCCGGGTGGTGGATTCTCGTGGGGTGCGGGGTCGCGGTCCTCGTGTTCGGAGCGCTGACGAACGGACGATGGGCGAAGGGGACGGCCGAGCGGGCGGCGGAGCGTCTGGAGTCCGCCGAGGTGCGCGAAGCCGCGGGAGTCCGTGCGTAG
- a CDS encoding helix-turn-helix transcriptional regulator, which yields MTTMAQDQAVGTTGTPVTRDAAGSVRRHELAGFLRHRREHITPEQVGLPRGRRRRTPGLRREEVAHLAAVGVTWYTWLEQARDIQVSVQVLDALARTLFLDPSERAHLFQLAGQVDPTPATSCPSITPAVRAVLEQLEPVPACVQNSRYDILAYNRTYGMLLCDLDAVPPEDRNCMILSYTHDEWCSSIVHLQDAQRMMAARFRATMAGHLAEPAWKMLLKRLRAESADFCENWDRHEVVAHRTKRKQFDNRHVGRVTVDHTDLWLGPEPGPRIVTYAPAGEESRERLERLHQIALGKGASRASQPA from the coding sequence ATGACGACGATGGCACAGGATCAGGCGGTAGGCACCACGGGCACTCCCGTGACCAGGGACGCCGCCGGTTCGGTGCGACGGCACGAACTCGCCGGGTTCCTGCGGCACCGGCGTGAGCACATCACGCCCGAGCAGGTCGGCCTGCCCCGCGGCCGCCGACGCCGCACACCCGGCCTGCGCCGCGAGGAGGTCGCCCACCTCGCCGCCGTCGGAGTCACCTGGTACACGTGGCTCGAACAGGCCCGGGACATCCAGGTCTCCGTGCAGGTCCTGGACGCGCTGGCCCGCACGCTCTTCCTGGACCCCAGCGAGCGCGCCCACCTCTTCCAGCTGGCGGGCCAGGTGGATCCGACACCGGCCACCAGCTGCCCGTCGATCACCCCCGCGGTGCGTGCCGTCCTGGAGCAGCTGGAGCCGGTCCCGGCCTGCGTGCAGAACAGCCGCTACGACATCCTCGCCTACAACCGCACGTACGGCATGCTGCTGTGCGACCTGGACGCGGTGCCGCCCGAGGACCGCAACTGCATGATTCTCTCCTACACGCACGACGAGTGGTGCTCCTCGATCGTGCATCTGCAGGACGCCCAGCGCATGATGGCCGCCCGCTTCCGCGCCACGATGGCGGGCCATCTCGCCGAGCCCGCCTGGAAGATGCTCCTGAAGCGGCTGCGCGCCGAGTCCGCGGACTTCTGCGAGAACTGGGACCGCCACGAGGTGGTGGCCCACCGCACCAAGCGCAAGCAGTTCGACAATCGCCACGTGGGTCGCGTCACGGTGGACCACACGGATCTGTGGCTGGGTCCTGAGCCGGGCCCACGCATCGTGACGTACGCGCCGGCGGGCGAGGAGTCGAGGGAGCGGTTGGAGCGGCTGCATCAGATCGCGTTGGGGAAGGGTGCCTCTCGCGCCTCTCAACCGGCGTGA